From a single Serratia surfactantfaciens genomic region:
- a CDS encoding DUF29 domain-containing protein yields the protein MSHTRYETDVVAWANEQAALLRSGKLSEIDIEKIAEEIEDVGKSEQRELASRMTVLIAHLLKWKYQPARRGTSWERTIKAQRKEVLYSLKESPSLKGKLGDADWLDVVWSKAVALATAETGLDVYPENGIWETQQILSQTFYPD from the coding sequence ATGAGCCATACACGCTACGAAACCGATGTTGTTGCCTGGGCAAATGAACAGGCCGCTCTTTTGCGCTCCGGAAAATTGTCTGAGATCGATATTGAAAAGATCGCCGAGGAGATTGAGGACGTGGGGAAGAGCGAGCAAAGGGAACTTGCTAGCCGGATGACGGTGCTGATTGCACATTTGCTTAAATGGAAATATCAGCCGGCCAGGCGCGGAACCAGCTGGGAGAGAACGATTAAAGCGCAGCGTAAAGAGGTGCTTTACAGCTTGAAAGAGTCGCCTAGCCTAAAAGGTAAACTGGGCGATGCTGATTGGCTGGATGTCGTCTGGTCGAAGGCCGTTGCGCTCGCTACGGCCGAAACTGGGCTGGATGTCTATCCGGAAAACGGCATCTGGGAAACTCAGCAGATTCTGTCTCAGACGTTTTACCCGGATTAA
- the trmB gene encoding tRNA (guanosine(46)-N7)-methyltransferase TrmB, with amino-acid sequence MINDVISPEFDENGRAMRRIRSFVRRQGRLTKGQQHALENYWPVMGVEYQAEAVDLAALFGREAPTVLEIGFGMGASLVTMAGNNPQQNFLGIEVHSPGVGACLADAHEAELSNLRVMCHDAVEVLENMIPDGSLDMVQLFFPDPWHKARHNKRRIVQTPFVELVLRKLKTGGVFHMATDWQPYAEHMLEVMNGVAGYRNLSSDNDYVPRPDSRPLTKFELRGQRLGHGVWDLMFERKE; translated from the coding sequence ATGATTAATGACGTCATCTCCCCGGAATTTGATGAGAACGGCCGCGCGATGCGCCGTATCCGCAGTTTTGTCCGCCGCCAGGGGCGGCTGACCAAAGGCCAGCAGCACGCGCTGGAGAACTATTGGCCGGTGATGGGCGTGGAGTATCAGGCTGAAGCTGTCGATCTCGCCGCGCTGTTTGGCCGCGAAGCGCCGACGGTGCTGGAGATCGGTTTTGGCATGGGCGCCTCGCTGGTGACCATGGCGGGCAACAACCCGCAGCAGAACTTTTTAGGGATTGAGGTGCACTCGCCGGGCGTGGGCGCCTGCCTGGCCGACGCCCACGAGGCGGAGCTGAGCAACCTGCGCGTGATGTGTCACGACGCGGTTGAAGTGCTGGAAAACATGATCCCGGACGGCTCGCTGGACATGGTGCAGCTGTTCTTCCCCGATCCGTGGCACAAGGCGCGCCACAACAAGCGCCGCATCGTGCAAACGCCGTTTGTCGAACTGGTACTGCGCAAACTGAAGACCGGCGGCGTCTTCCACATGGCCACCGATTGGCAACCTTATGCGGAACATATGTTAGAGGTTATGAACGGGGTCGCAGGCTATCGTAATCTTTCCAGCGATAATGATTACGTGCCGCGTCCGGATTCACGCCCGCTGACGAAATTTGAATTACGCGGCCAGCGCCTGGGACATGGCGTTTGGGACTTGATGTTTGAGAGGAAAGAATAA
- a CDS encoding YggL family protein, with product MAKNRSRRLRKKLHIEEFQELGFSVAWRFAEGTSVEDIDSTLDTFIDEVIEPNGLAFDGSGYLQWEGLICLQKIGHCTDEQRELVKNWLEARKLTDVKVSDLFDIWWD from the coding sequence ATGGCTAAGAACCGCAGTCGTCGTTTACGTAAAAAATTGCACATTGAAGAGTTTCAGGAGCTGGGTTTCTCCGTAGCCTGGCGCTTCGCCGAAGGCACGTCGGTGGAAGACATCGACAGCACGCTGGATACCTTCATCGATGAAGTGATCGAGCCGAACGGTCTGGCGTTTGACGGCAGCGGCTACCTGCAGTGGGAAGGTCTGATCTGCCTGCAGAAGATCGGCCACTGCACCGATGAGCAGCGCGAGCTGGTGAAAAACTGGCTGGAAGCGCGCAAACTGACCGACGTTAAGGTCAGCGATCTGTTCGATATCTGGTGGGATTGA
- a CDS encoding YggT family protein yields the protein MLTLTFLVKTVVDLYVMVLLLRIWMQWARTDFYNPFSQFVVKITQPVVGPLRRILPSLGPIDSASLLLAFLLMTIKYPLLLLIQDGAISLSPYNLLFGLISLVKSVGYLIFWVMIIRALMSWVSQGRSPIDYVMYQLTEPLMAPIRRIIPAMGGIDFSAMVVILILYLLNYLGMDLFPQLWFLL from the coding sequence ATGCTAACGCTGACTTTCCTGGTCAAGACCGTTGTTGATCTGTACGTGATGGTGCTGTTGCTGCGCATTTGGATGCAGTGGGCACGCACCGATTTTTACAACCCGTTCTCGCAGTTTGTGGTGAAGATCACCCAGCCGGTGGTCGGCCCGCTGCGCCGCATCCTCCCGTCGCTGGGGCCTATCGACAGCGCTTCGCTGTTGCTGGCATTCCTGCTGATGACCATCAAGTACCCGCTGCTGCTGCTGATCCAGGACGGCGCGATATCGCTCAGCCCCTATAACCTGCTGTTCGGCCTGATCTCGCTGGTGAAGTCCGTCGGCTACCTGATCTTCTGGGTGATGATCATTCGCGCGCTGATGAGCTGGGTAAGCCAGGGCCGCAGCCCGATCGACTACGTGATGTACCAGTTGACCGAACCCTTGATGGCGCCGATCCGCCGCATCATCCCGGCGATGGGCGGCATCGACTTTTCCGCCATGGTGGTGATCCTGATCCTCTATCTGCTCAACTACCTGGGCATGGATCTGTTCCCCCAACTTTGGTTCCTGCTGTGA
- a CDS encoding oxidative damage protection protein: protein MSRTIFCTFLQRDAEGQDFQLYPGDVGKRIYNEISKEAWGEWMKKQTMLINEKKLNMMNVDDRKLLEEEMIKFLFEGHDVHIEGYTPPSE from the coding sequence ATGAGCCGCACCATTTTTTGTACTTTCCTGCAGCGCGACGCCGAAGGCCAGGATTTCCAGCTTTATCCGGGCGACGTCGGCAAACGCATCTACAACGAGATCTCCAAGGAGGCCTGGGGCGAGTGGATGAAGAAGCAGACCATGCTGATCAACGAGAAGAAGCTGAACATGATGAACGTGGACGACCGCAAGCTGCTGGAAGAGGAAATGATCAAGTTCCTGTTCGAAGGACACGACGTGCACATCGAAGGCTATACGCCGCCGAGCGAATAA
- the yggU gene encoding DUF167 family protein YggU, which yields MSAVTSVLDGLAIRLYIQPKASRDQIIGLHGDELKVAITAPPVDGQANAHLIKFIAKQFKVAKSNVTIEKGELGRHKQLRIVNPQQLPAVVAALIE from the coding sequence GTGAGTGCAGTCACTTCGGTGCTGGACGGGCTGGCGATCAGGCTATATATTCAGCCGAAAGCCAGCCGCGACCAAATTATCGGCTTGCATGGCGACGAACTGAAAGTCGCCATCACCGCCCCGCCGGTCGACGGCCAAGCCAACGCCCATCTGATCAAGTTTATCGCCAAGCAGTTCAAAGTGGCGAAAAGCAACGTCACCATCGAGAAAGGCGAACTGGGGCGGCATAAACAGTTACGCATCGTGAATCCGCAACAGCTCCCCGCCGTGGTCGCGGCGCTCATCGAATAA
- a CDS encoding XTP/dITP diphosphatase: MQKVVLATGNPGKVRELADLLADFGLDVVAQTDLGVESAEETGLTFIENAILKARHAAQVTGLPAIADDSGLAVDALGGAPGIYSARYAGEDADDRQNLDKLLAALKDVAPGQRGAQFHCVLVYLRHAQDPTPLVFHGSWAGEIAEQAAGEGGFGYDPVFYVPELGRTAAELSRDEKRAISHRGKALKLMLETLRNA, encoded by the coding sequence ATGCAAAAAGTCGTTCTTGCCACCGGTAATCCGGGCAAAGTGCGCGAACTCGCCGACCTGTTGGCCGATTTCGGCCTGGACGTGGTCGCGCAAACCGATCTGGGCGTGGAATCTGCCGAAGAGACCGGCCTGACGTTTATCGAAAACGCCATTCTGAAAGCGCGCCATGCGGCACAGGTCACCGGCCTGCCGGCGATCGCCGACGACTCCGGCCTGGCGGTCGACGCGCTGGGCGGCGCGCCGGGCATCTACTCCGCACGCTACGCCGGTGAAGACGCCGACGATCGGCAGAACCTCGACAAGCTGCTGGCGGCGCTGAAAGACGTGGCGCCAGGCCAGCGCGGCGCGCAATTCCACTGCGTGCTGGTCTATCTGCGCCACGCGCAAGACCCGACGCCGCTGGTGTTCCACGGCAGCTGGGCCGGCGAGATCGCCGAGCAGGCAGCAGGTGAAGGCGGCTTCGGTTACGATCCTGTCTTCTACGTGCCGGAACTGGGCCGCACCGCCGCCGAGCTGAGCCGCGACGAAAAGCGGGCGATTTCTCACCGCGGCAAGGCGCTGAAGCTGATGTTGGAAACCCTGCGCAATGCTTAA
- a CDS encoding type IV pilus twitching motility protein PilT, producing the protein MDIDEFVALSVKHNASDLHLCAGHPPMLRIDGELQPLAAAPTLTAQGVQTLCDELLNAQQRESLQRLGQIDLALHRPGGERLRANVFQQSAGMSLALRHIAGQSPSLAELAAPAIVPALLQRDDGLILISGATGSGKSTTLAAMIDEINRHQQRHILTLEDPIEFLHRSRRSLIQQREIGRDSHSFDAALRAALREDPDVILLGELRDVATIRLALTAAETGHLVLATLHTRSAPQAVERLVDVFPADEKPYVRAQLAGSLQAVIAQKLMRRPGGGRVAIFEVLTATAAVSSLIREGKTHQLASVLQTGAQSGMQTFEQGLQQRIDVGLLGDNAGERAGF; encoded by the coding sequence ATGGATATCGATGAATTCGTGGCCCTTAGTGTAAAGCATAATGCTTCCGATCTGCACCTTTGTGCCGGTCATCCGCCGATGTTGCGCATCGACGGTGAACTGCAGCCGCTGGCGGCGGCGCCAACGCTGACGGCGCAAGGCGTGCAGACCCTCTGCGACGAATTGCTGAATGCGCAGCAGCGCGAGAGCCTGCAGCGGTTGGGGCAGATCGATCTGGCGTTGCACCGGCCGGGCGGGGAGCGGCTGCGCGCCAATGTTTTTCAACAAAGCGCGGGGATGTCTCTCGCGTTGCGGCACATCGCCGGGCAGTCGCCCTCGCTTGCCGAGCTGGCGGCGCCGGCCATCGTCCCGGCGCTGCTGCAGCGCGACGACGGCTTGATCCTGATCAGCGGCGCCACGGGCAGCGGTAAATCCACCACGCTGGCGGCGATGATCGACGAGATCAACCGGCATCAGCAGCGGCACATTCTGACGCTGGAAGATCCGATCGAATTCCTGCACCGCAGCCGACGATCGCTGATCCAGCAGCGAGAGATCGGCCGCGACAGCCACAGCTTCGATGCGGCGTTACGCGCCGCGCTGCGCGAAGATCCCGACGTGATCCTGCTGGGCGAGCTGCGTGATGTCGCCACTATCCGGCTGGCGCTCACCGCGGCGGAGACCGGCCACCTGGTGCTGGCGACGCTGCACACCCGCAGCGCGCCGCAGGCGGTGGAGCGGCTGGTGGACGTGTTTCCGGCGGACGAGAAACCCTATGTGCGCGCCCAACTGGCGGGCAGCCTGCAGGCGGTGATCGCGCAAAAGCTGATGAGACGGCCCGGCGGCGGGCGAGTGGCGATCTTCGAAGTGCTGACGGCGACGGCGGCGGTCAGCAGCCTGATCCGCGAAGGGAAAACGCATCAGCTGGCGAGCGTGTTGCAAACCGGCGCGCAGTCCGGCATGCAAACCTTTGAGCAAGGTTTGCAGCAGCGGATCGACGTCGGTTTGCTGGGGGATAACGCGGGGGAGAGGGCGGGCTTTTAG
- the mutY gene encoding A/G-specific adenine glycosylase, with the protein MMQAQQFAQVVLDWYQRYGRKTLPWQLEKTAYQVWLSEVMLQQTQVATVIPYFQRFMARFPNVRALAEAPLDEVLHLWTGLGYYARARNLHKAAQTIVSQHGGEFPTTFEEIADLPGVGRSTAGAVLSLALGQHYPILDGNVKRVLARCYAVEGWPGKKEVENRLWKISEEVTPAQGVGQFNQAMMDLGAMVCTRSKPKCELCPLNVGCLSYANHSWANYPGKKPKQTLPEKTAYFLLLQHGDRVWLEQRPAVGLWGGLFCFPQFSARVDLELWLQQRGLKGKRLEQLTAFRHTFSHFHLDIVPMWLSLDAAGSGMDEGAGLWYNLAQPPSVGLAAPVDRLLQQLAKQPPIQQNLYGDSAIDEELA; encoded by the coding sequence ATGATGCAAGCACAACAATTCGCACAGGTGGTGCTTGACTGGTACCAGCGCTACGGCCGCAAAACCCTGCCGTGGCAGCTGGAGAAAACCGCCTATCAAGTATGGCTCTCCGAGGTGATGTTGCAACAGACTCAGGTTGCCACCGTCATTCCTTATTTTCAGCGCTTTATGGCTCGTTTTCCCAACGTGCGTGCGCTGGCGGAAGCCCCGCTGGACGAAGTGTTGCATCTATGGACCGGTCTCGGCTATTACGCCCGCGCCCGCAACCTGCACAAGGCGGCGCAGACCATTGTCTCACAGCACGGCGGCGAGTTCCCGACAACCTTCGAAGAAATCGCCGATTTGCCGGGCGTCGGCCGCTCCACCGCCGGCGCGGTGCTGTCGTTGGCGCTGGGCCAACACTATCCGATCCTCGACGGCAACGTGAAGCGCGTGCTGGCCCGCTGCTACGCGGTGGAAGGCTGGCCGGGCAAGAAAGAGGTCGAAAACCGGCTGTGGAAAATCAGCGAAGAGGTCACCCCGGCACAGGGCGTCGGCCAGTTCAACCAGGCGATGATGGATCTGGGCGCCATGGTCTGCACCCGCTCCAAACCCAAGTGTGAACTCTGCCCGCTCAACGTCGGCTGCCTGTCTTACGCCAATCACAGCTGGGCCAACTACCCCGGCAAGAAACCCAAGCAGACCCTACCGGAAAAAACCGCTTATTTCTTGTTGCTGCAGCACGGCGACCGCGTGTGGCTGGAACAACGCCCGGCGGTGGGCCTGTGGGGCGGCCTGTTCTGCTTCCCGCAGTTCAGCGCGCGCGTGGATTTGGAACTCTGGCTGCAGCAGCGCGGTCTGAAAGGCAAGCGCCTCGAGCAGTTGACCGCGTTTCGCCACACGTTCAGCCATTTCCATCTCGATATCGTGCCGATGTGGCTGTCGCTCGATGCGGCGGGCAGCGGCATGGATGAGGGCGCAGGTCTCTGGTATAACTTAGCGCAGCCGCCATCGGTCGGGCTGGCAGCGCCGGTGGATCGCCTGTTGCAACAGCTGGCGAAGCAGCCCCCGATCCAACAAAACTTATATGGCGATAGCGCCATCGATGAGGAATTAGCATGA
- a CDS encoding DUF2884 domain-containing protein: MLKKTGLALLLLAATAAQAHAEYQCSVKPQDDVIISPQSVQVKGASGDLQISPDGDVIRNGQALSLNDSQRQKAFSYQSALRKQLPWIDDGAQKHLEKARSALDKVIVKELGSNSNVRNRLTTLNGQLKQQMNRIIEHRSDGLTFHHKAIDQVEQDGRNIVQQSMGGVLQDSLNEMGVKQAANSGGNPLQAIMGNLGGLQKAIQNEWNNQEQDFQNFGHDVCNRVTALETQRKDLLKALK; this comes from the coding sequence ATGTTGAAGAAAACCGGGTTAGCCTTACTGCTGCTGGCGGCGACTGCCGCGCAGGCCCACGCCGAGTACCAATGCAGCGTTAAACCCCAGGACGATGTGATCATCAGCCCGCAAAGCGTGCAGGTGAAAGGCGCCAGCGGCGACCTGCAAATCTCGCCGGACGGCGACGTGATCCGCAACGGCCAGGCGCTGAGCCTGAACGACAGCCAGCGGCAGAAAGCCTTCAGTTACCAGAGCGCGCTGCGCAAGCAGCTGCCGTGGATCGACGACGGCGCGCAGAAACACCTGGAGAAAGCCCGCTCGGCGCTGGATAAGGTGATTGTCAAAGAGCTGGGCAGCAACAGCAACGTGCGCAACCGCCTGACCACCCTGAATGGCCAGCTGAAACAGCAAATGAACCGTATCATCGAGCACCGCAGCGACGGCCTGACCTTCCACCACAAGGCGATCGACCAGGTGGAACAGGACGGCCGCAACATCGTGCAGCAGAGCATGGGCGGCGTGCTGCAGGACAGCCTGAACGAGATGGGCGTCAAACAGGCTGCCAACAGCGGCGGCAACCCGCTGCAGGCGATCATGGGCAACCTGGGTGGCTTGCAGAAGGCGATCCAGAACGAGTGGAACAACCAGGAGCAGGACTTCCAGAACTTCGGCCACGATGTGTGCAACCGCGTCACCGCACTGGAAACTCAGCGCAAGGATCTGCTGAAGGCGTTGAAATGA
- the proC gene encoding pyrroline-5-carboxylate reductase, with translation MQHRKITFIGAGNMARAIIAGLVAGGYPAKSISVCAPSPKNRDALAADYGIVSSGDNIACAREADVVVLAVKPQMMADVCQPLREQVDFSGKLVLSIAAGIQVSRFYQLLGDKLDIVRIMPNTPSLVGKGMSGLYAPAQVSQQDRDYTGDLMASVGKVCWVDDENGINGVIAAAGSAPAYFFLFMEAMQKEAERMGFDSQTARDLVQQAASGAAALVEANPDTPLGTLREQVTSKGGTTAEALRVFNERQLPETVAQAMQAAVSRAQEMEKLF, from the coding sequence ATGCAACATCGCAAGATTACCTTTATCGGCGCCGGCAACATGGCGCGTGCAATCATCGCCGGCCTGGTGGCGGGCGGCTATCCGGCCAAATCCATCAGCGTCTGCGCCCCTTCGCCGAAAAACCGTGACGCGCTGGCGGCGGACTACGGCATCGTCAGCAGCGGCGACAACATCGCCTGCGCGCGCGAGGCCGACGTGGTGGTGCTGGCGGTCAAACCGCAGATGATGGCCGACGTGTGCCAACCGCTGCGCGAGCAGGTCGATTTCAGCGGCAAACTGGTGCTGTCGATCGCCGCCGGCATTCAGGTCAGCCGGTTCTATCAGCTGCTGGGCGACAAGCTGGACATCGTGCGCATCATGCCCAACACCCCGTCGCTGGTCGGCAAAGGTATGAGCGGGCTGTACGCGCCAGCGCAGGTCAGCCAGCAGGATCGCGATTACACCGGCGATTTAATGGCGTCGGTCGGTAAAGTTTGCTGGGTAGATGACGAAAATGGCATCAACGGTGTGATCGCCGCCGCGGGCAGCGCCCCGGCTTATTTCTTCCTGTTTATGGAAGCGATGCAAAAAGAAGCCGAGCGCATGGGCTTCGATAGCCAGACCGCGCGCGATCTGGTGCAGCAGGCCGCTTCCGGCGCCGCCGCGCTGGTTGAAGCCAACCCGGATACGCCGCTGGGCACGCTGCGCGAGCAGGTGACCTCCAAAGGCGGCACCACCGCCGAAGCGCTGCGGGTGTTCAACGAACGCCAGCTGCCGGAAACCGTGGCGCAAGCGATGCAGGCCGCCGTTTCCCGTGCGCAAGAGATGGAAAAATTATTTTAA
- the glsB gene encoding glutaminase B: MVTTLDNALLEEILQQVRPLIGQGKVADYIPALAEVPADRLAIAVCTVDGELFQAGDAAERFSIQSISKVLSLTLALTRYQEPEIWRRVGKEPSGLPFNSLLQLEMEQGKPRNPFINPGALVVCDMLQTRLSAPKQRMLEVVRQLAGEDDLAYDLRVARSEFEHSDRNAAIAYLMKSFGNFENDVITVLQTYFHYCALRMSCVELARSFVYLANHGRDLSGEAVISPLQARQINALMMTSGMYDGAGEFAYRVGMPGKSGVGGGIVAIVPDELSIVVWSPELDASGNSLAGTAALELLSQRIGRSIF, from the coding sequence GTGGTAACAACATTGGATAACGCGTTGCTGGAGGAGATCCTGCAACAGGTGCGCCCACTGATTGGCCAGGGGAAAGTGGCCGACTACATCCCTGCATTGGCAGAAGTGCCCGCCGACCGGTTGGCGATCGCCGTTTGCACGGTGGACGGTGAACTGTTCCAGGCCGGCGACGCCGCGGAGCGCTTCTCTATCCAGTCGATCTCTAAAGTGCTGAGCCTGACGCTGGCGCTGACGCGCTATCAGGAGCCTGAGATCTGGCGGCGTGTGGGCAAAGAGCCTTCCGGCCTGCCGTTCAACTCGCTGCTACAGCTGGAGATGGAGCAGGGCAAACCGCGCAATCCGTTTATCAACCCCGGCGCGCTGGTGGTGTGCGACATGCTGCAAACCCGGCTCAGCGCCCCCAAACAGCGCATGCTGGAGGTGGTGCGTCAGTTGGCTGGCGAAGACGATCTGGCCTATGACCTGCGGGTGGCGCGCTCCGAGTTCGAACACTCCGATCGCAATGCGGCCATCGCCTATCTGATGAAGTCGTTCGGCAACTTCGAAAACGACGTGATCACCGTGCTGCAAACCTATTTCCACTACTGCGCGCTGCGCATGAGCTGCGTGGAACTGGCGCGCAGCTTCGTCTATCTGGCTAACCACGGCCGCGATCTCAGCGGCGAGGCGGTGATCAGCCCGCTGCAGGCCCGGCAGATCAACGCCCTGATGATGACCAGCGGCATGTACGACGGTGCCGGCGAATTCGCCTATCGGGTGGGAATGCCTGGCAAGTCCGGCGTGGGCGGCGGCATCGTGGCCATCGTGCCGGATGAGCTGTCGATCGTCGTCTGGTCGCCGGAGCTGGATGCATCCGGCAACTCGTTGGCGGGAACTGCGGCGCTGGAACTGTTGTCTCAACGTATCGGTCGTTCGATTTTTTAA
- a CDS encoding YggS family pyridoxal phosphate-dependent enzyme, with amino-acid sequence MSTIQQNLQDVRNRIAAAAQNCARAPEEVALLAVSKTKPVAAIAEAIAAGQRAFGENYVQEGVDKIRYFAESPQGGELVWHFIGPLQSNKSRLVAEHFAWCHTVDRLRIAQRLSDQRPADMPPLNVLIQINISDEQSKSGIALAELPALAEAIAALPNLALRGLMAIPAPEADYQRQLAVFSRMNDAFLALRQRYPQVDTLSMGMTDDMAAAIAAGSTLVRIGTAIFGARDYSQA; translated from the coding sequence ATGAGCACTATCCAACAGAACCTGCAGGATGTCAGAAACCGCATCGCGGCCGCCGCGCAAAACTGCGCGCGGGCGCCAGAAGAAGTTGCCCTGCTTGCCGTCAGCAAAACCAAACCTGTGGCGGCGATCGCAGAAGCCATCGCCGCTGGCCAGCGCGCCTTCGGCGAGAACTACGTGCAGGAAGGGGTAGACAAGATCCGGTATTTCGCCGAATCGCCGCAGGGCGGCGAGCTGGTGTGGCACTTTATCGGCCCGCTGCAATCCAATAAGAGTCGGCTGGTGGCGGAACACTTCGCCTGGTGCCATACCGTGGATCGGCTGCGCATCGCCCAGCGCCTGAGCGATCAGCGCCCGGCCGACATGCCGCCGCTCAACGTGCTGATTCAAATCAACATCAGCGACGAGCAAAGCAAATCCGGCATCGCGCTGGCCGAACTGCCGGCGCTGGCCGAGGCGATCGCCGCGCTGCCGAACCTGGCGCTGCGCGGCCTGATGGCCATCCCGGCACCGGAAGCAGATTATCAGCGGCAGCTGGCGGTATTCAGCCGGATGAACGACGCATTTCTCGCCCTGCGTCAGCGTTATCCGCAGGTCGATACGCTGTCGATGGGCATGACGGACGACATGGCGGCGGCGATCGCCGCCGGCAGCACCCTGGTGCGCATCGGCACCGCAATTTTTGGCGCCCGCGACTACTCGCAGGCCTGA
- the ruvX gene encoding Holliday junction resolvase RuvX, translated as MSNRTIIAFDFGTKSIGAAIGQELTGSARALAAFKAQDGSPDWLKIEKLLKEWQPDLVVVGLPLNMDGTEQPVTAQARKFANRLHGRFGIQIELQDERLSTVEARANLFDRGGFRALDKGSVDSASAVVILESWFERQLG; from the coding sequence ATGAGCAACCGCACCATTATCGCCTTCGACTTCGGCACCAAAAGCATCGGCGCGGCCATCGGCCAGGAGCTGACCGGCAGCGCTCGCGCACTGGCGGCGTTCAAAGCGCAGGACGGTTCGCCGGACTGGCTGAAAATTGAAAAACTGCTGAAGGAGTGGCAGCCGGATCTGGTGGTGGTCGGCCTGCCGCTGAACATGGACGGCACCGAACAGCCCGTTACCGCCCAGGCGCGCAAATTCGCCAATCGCCTGCACGGCCGTTTCGGCATCCAGATCGAGCTGCAAGACGAGCGCCTGAGCACCGTAGAAGCGCGCGCCAACCTGTTCGATCGCGGCGGCTTCCGCGCACTCGATAAAGGCAGCGTGGACTCCGCCTCCGCGGTGGTGATCCTCGAAAGCTGGTTCGAACGGCAGCTGGGCTAA
- the hemW gene encoding radical SAM family heme chaperone HemW has translation MLKLPPLSLYIHIPWCVQKCPYCDFNSHALKGDVPHQEYVDHLLADLDADLPLAGGREISTIFIGGGTPSLLSAEAMQALLDGVRARIRVADDAEITMEANPGTVEADRFSGYQRAGVNRISIGVQSFSAEKLTRLGRIHGPEEAKRAATLATGLGLRSFNLDLMHGLPDQSLEEALDDLRQAIALNPPHLSWYQLTIEPNTLFSSRPPVLPDDDALWDIFERGHQLLSAAGYQQYETSAYAKPGYQCQHNLNYWRFGDYLGIGCGAHGKVTFSDGRILRTAKTKHPRGFMRGDYMDKQHEVAAADRPFEFFMNRFRLLEAAPRADFVNYTGLAESVIRPQLDEALAKSYLEETAEHWQITEKGKLFLNSLLELFLADDE, from the coding sequence ATGCTTAAGCTGCCCCCGCTGAGTCTCTATATCCACATCCCGTGGTGCGTGCAGAAATGCCCGTACTGCGATTTCAACTCCCATGCGCTGAAGGGTGACGTGCCGCATCAGGAGTATGTCGATCATCTGTTGGCGGATCTGGATGCCGATCTGCCGCTGGCCGGCGGCCGGGAGATAAGCACCATATTTATCGGCGGCGGCACCCCCAGCCTGCTGAGCGCCGAGGCGATGCAAGCCTTGCTGGACGGCGTGCGGGCGCGCATTCGCGTCGCCGACGACGCCGAGATCACCATGGAAGCCAACCCCGGCACCGTGGAGGCCGATCGCTTCAGCGGCTACCAGCGCGCCGGCGTCAACCGCATCTCCATCGGGGTGCAGAGCTTCAGCGCCGAGAAGCTGACCCGCCTGGGGCGCATCCACGGCCCGGAAGAGGCCAAGCGCGCGGCGACTCTGGCGACCGGCCTCGGCCTGCGCAGCTTCAACCTCGATCTGATGCACGGCCTGCCGGACCAGTCGCTGGAAGAGGCGCTGGACGATCTGCGCCAGGCTATCGCCCTCAACCCGCCGCACCTGTCGTGGTATCAGCTTACCATCGAGCCGAACACCCTGTTCAGTTCACGCCCGCCGGTTTTGCCGGACGACGATGCGCTGTGGGACATCTTCGAACGTGGTCACCAGCTGTTGAGCGCCGCCGGCTATCAGCAGTACGAAACCTCGGCCTACGCCAAGCCGGGCTACCAATGCCAACACAATCTCAATTACTGGCGCTTCGGCGACTATCTGGGGATCGGCTGCGGCGCGCACGGCAAGGTGACCTTCAGCGACGGCCGCATCCTGCGCACCGCCAAGACCAAACACCCGCGCGGCTTCATGCGTGGCGACTACATGGACAAGCAGCATGAGGTGGCGGCGGCGGATCGGCCGTTCGAGTTCTTCATGAACCGCTTCCGCTTGCTGGAAGCCGCGCCGCGCGCCGACTTCGTCAACTACACCGGGCTGGCGGAAAGCGTCATTCGCCCTCAGTTGGACGAGGCATTGGCCAAAAGCTATCTGGAGGAAACCGCGGAGCACTGGCAGATCACCGAGAAGGGCAAACTGTTCCTCAACTCGCTGCTGGAGCTGTTCCTGGCGGACGACGAGTAA